A single window of Nocardioides kongjuensis DNA harbors:
- a CDS encoding class I adenylate-forming enzyme family protein, with amino-acid sequence MSLPDAAAAAVPDVAALVASAAAEHPERLAVVEAGGRGLTWAELEDEVGRVATGLGRAGVLAGHRVLLALGNRLEFVTGYLGVLRAQAVAVPVNPGSVPAELAAMLVDSGARLVLADGQTAPAVRDAVARTEVVAAAQDENRPAPRVVLVGVDADELGPSETRYDDLRAEAAVPVPPLQDPEKLAVLLYTSGTSGRPRAAMLTHRALLANVDQVASVEPPMIHSDDVVLGVLPLFHVYGLGAVLGGVIRHRAKLVLAERFDPEGTLDLVEDEACSVVPVAPPVFAAWQRVDALAERLGPVRMILSGSAPLAAETVEEFGALAQVPIHQGYGLTEASPVVTSTLRSAEVKPGSVGAALDGIDIRLVDDEGAPLDEAAVDDPGEIQIRGRNLFSGYWPDGQDGPAEDGWWSTGDVGFLDADGDLFLVDRVKELVIVSGFNVYPSEVEAVLEGVAGVRQAAVLGVPDEQTGEAVVAYVVPEAGESGGPDAEALVSAVRSAAAEQLAPYKRPVRVEVVTALPRTVTGKIRKGVLRGAERRKALGILE; translated from the coding sequence ATGTCGTTGCCGGACGCCGCCGCTGCTGCTGTCCCCGACGTGGCCGCCCTCGTCGCGTCCGCCGCCGCCGAGCATCCCGAGCGGCTCGCCGTCGTCGAGGCGGGTGGTCGGGGACTGACCTGGGCCGAGCTCGAGGACGAGGTCGGCCGGGTCGCCACCGGGCTGGGACGCGCCGGCGTCCTCGCCGGGCACCGGGTGCTGCTCGCCCTTGGCAACCGGCTGGAGTTCGTGACCGGCTACCTCGGGGTGCTGCGGGCCCAGGCGGTCGCCGTACCCGTCAACCCGGGGTCGGTGCCCGCCGAGCTGGCGGCGATGCTCGTCGACAGCGGTGCCCGGCTGGTCCTCGCCGACGGGCAGACCGCGCCCGCGGTTCGTGACGCGGTGGCGCGCACCGAGGTGGTCGCCGCCGCGCAGGACGAGAACCGCCCGGCTCCGCGGGTGGTGCTGGTCGGCGTCGACGCGGACGAGCTCGGTCCCTCCGAGACCAGGTACGACGACCTGCGGGCCGAGGCCGCCGTTCCCGTTCCTCCGCTGCAGGACCCCGAGAAGCTCGCCGTGCTGCTCTACACGAGCGGCACGTCCGGTCGGCCGCGAGCCGCGATGCTCACCCACCGCGCGCTGCTGGCCAACGTCGACCAGGTCGCCTCGGTCGAGCCGCCGATGATCCACTCCGACGACGTCGTGCTCGGCGTGCTGCCGCTGTTCCACGTCTACGGCCTCGGTGCCGTGCTCGGCGGCGTGATCCGGCACCGCGCCAAGCTGGTGCTGGCCGAGCGCTTCGACCCCGAGGGCACCCTCGATCTGGTCGAGGACGAGGCGTGCAGTGTCGTTCCCGTCGCGCCGCCGGTGTTCGCGGCCTGGCAGCGCGTGGACGCGCTGGCCGAGCGGCTGGGGCCGGTGCGGATGATCCTGTCCGGCTCCGCCCCGCTCGCCGCCGAGACGGTCGAGGAGTTCGGCGCGCTGGCGCAGGTGCCGATCCACCAGGGCTACGGCCTGACCGAGGCCTCGCCGGTCGTGACCAGCACGCTGCGCTCGGCCGAGGTGAAGCCCGGCTCCGTGGGCGCCGCGCTCGACGGCATCGACATCCGGCTCGTCGACGACGAGGGCGCGCCCCTCGACGAGGCAGCCGTCGACGACCCCGGCGAGATCCAGATCCGTGGTCGCAACCTGTTCAGCGGCTACTGGCCCGACGGCCAGGACGGCCCCGCCGAGGACGGCTGGTGGTCCACCGGCGACGTCGGCTTCCTCGACGCCGACGGCGACCTCTTCCTCGTCGACCGGGTCAAGGAGCTGGTCATCGTGTCCGGCTTCAACGTCTACCCGAGCGAGGTCGAGGCGGTGCTGGAGGGAGTCGCGGGCGTGCGCCAGGCCGCCGTGCTCGGCGTACCCGACGAGCAGACCGGCGAGGCCGTCGTCGCCTACGTCGTCCCCGAGGCAGGCGAGTCCGGCGGCCCCGACGCCGAGGCCCTGGTGAGCGCGGTGCGGTCGGCGGCGGCCGAGCAGCTGGCGCCGTACAAGCGGCCGGTGCGGGTCGAGGTCGTCACCGCGCTGCCGCGCACCGTCACCGGCAAGATCCGCAAGGGCGTGCTGCGCGGCGCCGAGCGGCGCAAGGCGCTGGGGATCTTGGAGTGA
- a CDS encoding glutaredoxin family protein, with protein MSARVTLYSRPGCHLCDDARAVIEAVCAELGESYEELSIDDDPVLADRFANEIPVTFVDGRQHDFWRVSPDRLRAALR; from the coding sequence GTGAGCGCCCGGGTCACCCTCTACAGCCGGCCCGGCTGTCACCTGTGCGACGACGCCCGGGCGGTCATCGAGGCGGTCTGCGCGGAGCTCGGCGAGAGCTACGAGGAGCTGTCCATCGACGACGACCCGGTGCTCGCCGACCGGTTCGCCAACGAGATCCCGGTGACCTTCGTCGACGGGCGCCAGCACGACTTCTGGCGGGTCAGCCCCGACCGCCTGCGTGCCGCGTTGCGCTGA
- a CDS encoding redox-sensing transcriptional repressor Rex: MTTRSSTDAARVIPEATVARLPVYLRALTALADSGIRTCSSEDLASAAGVNSAKLRKDLSYLGSYGTRGVGYDVDYLRYQIAREIGVTQDWPVVIVGIGNLGHALANYSGFRSRGFRVVALLDADPGIVGREVAGVVVRPFDDLEEIVREHDVAIGVIATPAVAAQDVADRMVAIGITSILNFAPAVVAVPEGVDVRKVDLSIELQILAYHEQRKANGADASTEADGGAA, encoded by the coding sequence GTGACCACACGGAGTTCGACGGATGCCGCCCGGGTCATCCCGGAGGCCACGGTCGCCCGCCTGCCCGTCTACCTGCGGGCGTTGACGGCGCTGGCCGACAGCGGGATCCGCACGTGCTCGAGCGAGGACCTCGCGTCCGCGGCCGGCGTCAACAGCGCCAAGCTCCGCAAGGACCTGTCCTACCTCGGCAGCTACGGCACCCGCGGTGTCGGGTACGACGTCGACTACCTCCGCTACCAGATCGCCCGCGAGATCGGGGTGACCCAGGACTGGCCGGTCGTCATCGTCGGCATCGGCAACCTGGGCCACGCGCTGGCCAACTACTCCGGCTTCCGCAGCCGCGGCTTCCGGGTCGTCGCACTGCTCGACGCCGACCCCGGGATCGTCGGGCGCGAGGTCGCGGGGGTCGTCGTACGCCCCTTCGACGACCTCGAGGAGATCGTCCGCGAGCACGACGTCGCGATCGGCGTCATCGCCACGCCCGCCGTCGCCGCGCAGGACGTCGCCGACCGCATGGTCGCCATCGGCATCACCAGCATCCTCAACTTCGCGCCGGCCGTGGTCGCGGTGCCCGAGGGCGTCGACGTGCGCAAGGTCGACCTGTCGATCGAGCTGCAGATCCTCGCCTACCACGAGCAGCGCAAGGCCAACGGCGCCGACGCGTCCACCGAAGCAGACGGAGGTGCGGCATGA
- a CDS encoding glutamyl-tRNA reductase, whose translation MSVLVVGISHNSAPVSLLERVALDRDGVHKLITDAASCEHVSEATVIATCNRLEIYTEVERFHGSIEQISRLLVDRAGETTEAMLPHLYVHYDDGAISHLFQVAAGLDSMAVGEGQILGQTREALRRGQELGTVGSALNNLFQQALRVGKRTRAETEIDQVAPTLVSAALDETTKVVGAVEGKHVVVVGAGAMAGLATATASRLGAGRLSIVNRSVDRAVRLAVQYSGEAVRLADLGDELATADIVISCTGSSGTIIDRALLSRVRGDVERPLALIDLALPHDIAPDVADLAGVRRVGLAELADLLHGGVTGREVQEVRRILGEEVTAFLAARRQASVTPTVVALRSMATNVVDAEMTRLEGRLPDLDDTVREEIRQTVRRVADKLLHEPTVRVKELANEQGAVSYAAALAELFALDPDAVDAVTRPVVTEEGLS comes from the coding sequence ATGAGCGTCCTGGTCGTGGGCATCTCCCACAACTCCGCGCCGGTGTCGCTGCTCGAGCGGGTCGCGCTCGACCGCGACGGCGTGCACAAGCTGATCACCGACGCCGCGTCCTGCGAGCACGTCAGCGAGGCCACGGTGATCGCGACGTGCAACCGCCTCGAGATCTACACCGAGGTCGAGCGCTTCCACGGCAGCATCGAGCAGATCTCCCGCCTCCTGGTCGACCGGGCGGGCGAGACGACCGAGGCGATGCTCCCGCACCTCTACGTCCACTACGACGACGGTGCGATCTCCCACCTGTTCCAGGTCGCCGCGGGCCTGGACTCGATGGCGGTCGGCGAGGGCCAGATCCTCGGCCAGACCCGCGAGGCCCTGCGCCGCGGGCAGGAGCTCGGCACCGTCGGCTCGGCGCTCAACAACCTGTTCCAGCAGGCACTGCGGGTCGGCAAGCGCACCCGTGCGGAGACGGAGATCGACCAGGTCGCCCCGACCCTGGTCAGCGCCGCTCTCGACGAGACGACCAAGGTCGTCGGCGCGGTCGAGGGCAAGCACGTCGTCGTGGTCGGCGCCGGCGCGATGGCCGGTCTGGCGACCGCGACCGCCAGCCGTCTCGGCGCCGGGCGCCTCTCCATCGTCAACCGGTCGGTGGACCGCGCGGTCCGCCTGGCCGTGCAGTACTCCGGCGAGGCCGTCCGGCTGGCCGACCTCGGCGACGAGCTGGCCACGGCCGACATCGTGATCAGCTGCACCGGCTCGTCCGGCACGATCATCGACCGCGCGCTCCTGTCCCGCGTCCGCGGGGACGTCGAGCGGCCGCTGGCGCTGATCGACCTCGCGCTGCCCCACGACATCGCGCCCGACGTGGCCGACCTGGCCGGAGTGCGACGCGTCGGGCTGGCCGAGCTCGCCGACCTGCTCCACGGCGGCGTCACCGGCCGCGAGGTCCAGGAGGTGCGCCGGATCCTGGGCGAGGAGGTCACCGCCTTCCTCGCCGCCCGCCGCCAGGCCAGCGTCACGCCCACCGTCGTCGCGCTCCGCTCGATGGCCACCAACGTCGTCGACGCCGAGATGACCCGGCTCGAGGGCCGGCTGCCCGACCTCGACGACACGGTGCGCGAGGAGATCCGGCAGACCGTGCGCCGGGTCGCCGACAAGCTGCTCCACGAGCCGACCGTCCGGGTCAAGGAGCTCGCCAACGAGCAGGGCGCCGTCTCCTACGCCGCGGCGCTCGCGGAGCTGTTCGCGCTCGACCCGGACGCGGTCGACGCCGTCACCCGGCCCGTCGTGACCGAGGAGGGCCTGTCGTGA
- the hemC gene encoding hydroxymethylbilane synthase gives MTNLRIGTRRSLLATTQSGHVADALEALGTPTELVEITTDGDRSQASGVSLVGAPSTGVFVSALRDALLAGEVDVAVHSLKDLPTYATEGIALAAVPPREDPRDVVVARDGLTLGELPQGSKVATGSPRRVAQIEALGLGVELVGVRGNVDTRIGRIAEGTYDAVVLARAGLARLGRLDEVTEVLDPLQVLPAPGQGALAVECRADDTETLALLARLDDPGTHAAVTAERTLMATLEGGCAAPIGALAEVAEGDDGPELWLRAVVLSEDGALAVRRSASAALGTDPTTWPAEAAKLGGDLGAEMLADGGDELMTQLRDAQSSTPEPNDPPSARSAEVHNP, from the coding sequence GTGACCAACCTGCGCATCGGCACCCGCCGCAGCCTGCTGGCGACCACCCAGTCCGGCCACGTCGCCGACGCCCTCGAGGCGCTCGGCACGCCGACCGAGCTGGTCGAGATCACCACCGACGGCGACCGCAGCCAGGCCAGCGGGGTCTCGCTGGTGGGCGCGCCCTCGACCGGGGTCTTCGTCAGCGCGCTGCGCGACGCGCTGCTCGCCGGTGAGGTCGACGTCGCCGTCCACTCGCTCAAGGACCTCCCGACCTATGCGACCGAGGGCATCGCGCTGGCCGCCGTACCTCCGCGTGAGGACCCGCGCGACGTCGTCGTCGCCCGCGACGGCCTCACCCTCGGCGAGCTGCCGCAGGGCAGCAAGGTCGCCACCGGCTCCCCGCGCCGGGTCGCGCAGATCGAGGCGCTCGGTCTCGGTGTCGAGCTGGTCGGGGTCCGCGGCAACGTCGACACCCGGATCGGCCGGATCGCCGAGGGCACCTACGACGCCGTCGTGCTCGCCCGCGCCGGCCTGGCCCGGCTCGGCCGGCTCGACGAGGTCACCGAGGTCCTCGACCCGCTCCAGGTGCTGCCGGCCCCCGGTCAGGGCGCCCTCGCCGTCGAGTGCCGCGCCGACGACACCGAGACCCTCGCGCTGCTCGCCCGGCTCGACGACCCCGGCACCCACGCCGCCGTCACCGCCGAGCGCACCTTGATGGCCACGCTCGAGGGCGGCTGCGCCGCACCGATCGGTGCCCTCGCCGAGGTCGCCGAGGGCGACGACGGGCCCGAGCTGTGGCTGCGGGCCGTGGTGCTCTCCGAGGACGGCGCGCTCGCCGTACGCCGCTCGGCGTCGGCCGCGCTCGGCACCGACCCCACGACCTGGCCGGCCGAGGCCGCCAAGCTCGGCGGCGACCTCGGCGCCGAGATGCTGGCCGACGGTGGCGACGAGCTGATGACCCAGCTGCGCGATGCGCAGTCGTCCACCCCCGAACCGAACGACCCCCCGTCCGCACGATCTGCAGAGGTGCACAACCCATGA
- a CDS encoding uroporphyrinogen-III synthase, with amino-acid sequence MTRATTAKKAASTPAAAQVHPGGPGFTAFVGTGPGDPDLLTVRAVRLIEDADVVITEDPGHADLVAVVRARAAQVGDETAAEPEIVDGGFGEDGQPLTHAARAKVVVKQAKRGLRVVRLLGGDPFLYASGPEEAQAVAKAGLAFEVVPGVSSVGAVPAYAGIPLTTKDHREVAVVTCGDKVDWSRYADTPTLVLLSAVGQIADIAKQLIAIGRSPQTPVAMTRVGTTTEQETITSTLEHIAADVRAARIAPPAITVIGAVVDLREKLSWFETKPLFGWRVLVPRTKEQSASLSNRIREFGGVPEEVPTISVEPPRNPQQMDKAVRGLVEGRYEWIAFTSVNAVKAVREKFEEYGLDARAFSGLKIAAVGEKTAQAIADWGLRADLVPSGEQSAAGLLEDWPEYDEQLDPINRVFLPRADIATENLVAGLIDLGWECDDVTAYRTVRAAPPPAPTRDAIKTGKFDAVVFTSSSTVRNLVGIAGKPHPSTIIAVIGPATAKTAEEHGLRVDVLAPKPDVELLVEALAGFGASRRAAMLEAGEPVTKPSDRKPSARRRKA; translated from the coding sequence ATGACGCGAGCCACGACAGCCAAGAAGGCTGCTTCGACTCCCGCCGCCGCCCAGGTCCACCCCGGAGGCCCCGGCTTCACGGCCTTCGTCGGCACCGGCCCCGGCGACCCCGACCTGCTCACCGTGCGTGCCGTCAGGTTGATCGAGGACGCCGACGTCGTGATCACCGAGGACCCGGGTCACGCCGACCTGGTCGCCGTGGTGCGCGCGCGTGCCGCGCAGGTCGGCGACGAGACGGCCGCGGAGCCCGAGATCGTCGACGGCGGGTTCGGTGAGGACGGCCAGCCGCTGACCCACGCCGCTCGGGCGAAGGTCGTCGTCAAGCAGGCCAAGCGCGGCCTGCGCGTCGTCCGCCTGCTCGGTGGGGACCCGTTCCTGTACGCGTCCGGGCCGGAGGAGGCCCAGGCGGTCGCCAAGGCCGGCCTCGCGTTCGAGGTCGTCCCGGGCGTCTCCTCGGTCGGCGCCGTCCCGGCCTACGCCGGCATCCCGCTGACCACCAAGGACCACCGCGAGGTGGCCGTGGTGACCTGCGGTGACAAGGTCGACTGGAGCCGGTACGCCGACACCCCGACCCTGGTGCTGCTCTCGGCCGTCGGCCAGATCGCCGACATCGCCAAGCAGCTCATCGCCATCGGCCGCTCGCCGCAGACCCCGGTCGCGATGACCCGGGTCGGCACGACCACCGAGCAGGAGACGATCACCTCCACGCTCGAGCACATCGCCGCCGACGTCCGTGCCGCGCGGATCGCCCCGCCCGCGATCACCGTCATCGGTGCCGTCGTCGACCTGCGCGAGAAGCTGTCCTGGTTCGAGACCAAGCCGCTGTTCGGCTGGCGGGTGCTGGTGCCGCGCACCAAGGAGCAGTCGGCGTCGCTGTCCAACCGGATCCGCGAGTTCGGTGGCGTCCCGGAGGAGGTCCCCACGATCTCCGTCGAGCCGCCGCGCAACCCGCAGCAGATGGACAAGGCCGTCCGCGGTCTCGTCGAGGGTCGCTACGAGTGGATCGCGTTCACCTCGGTGAACGCCGTCAAGGCGGTCCGCGAGAAGTTCGAGGAGTACGGCCTCGACGCCCGTGCCTTCTCCGGCCTCAAGATCGCCGCCGTCGGCGAGAAGACCGCCCAGGCGATCGCCGACTGGGGCCTGCGCGCCGACCTCGTCCCCTCGGGCGAGCAGTCCGCCGCCGGTCTCCTCGAGGACTGGCCCGAGTACGACGAGCAGCTGGACCCGATCAACCGGGTGTTCCTGCCGCGTGCCGACATCGCGACCGAGAACCTCGTCGCGGGCCTGATCGACCTCGGCTGGGAGTGCGACGACGTCACCGCGTACCGCACCGTCCGGGCCGCCCCGCCGCCGGCGCCGACCCGCGACGCGATCAAGACCGGCAAGTTCGACGCCGTCGTGTTCACGTCGTCCTCGACCGTGCGCAACCTGGTCGGCATCGCCGGCAAGCCGCACCCGTCGACGATCATCGCGGTGATCGGGCCGGCCACGGCCAAGACGGCCGAGGAGCACGGCCTGCGGGTCGACGTGCTGGCCCCCAAGCCGGACGTCGAGCTGCTCGTCGAGGCCCTCGCCGGCTTCGGTGCCAGCCGCCGTGCCGCGATGCTCGAGGCCGGCGAGCCGGTCACGAAGCCGAGCGACCGCAAGCCCTCGGCTCGGCGTCGCAAGGCCTGA
- a CDS encoding SigE family RNA polymerase sigma factor, producing MRDEDEFVAFAQGARDRLRRTAYLLCGDWDRAADHVQDALIRVYVAWPRLTRAGREYAYARKALVSVVLDHARRRSSTELVVEADHQRPDGIDVAELVSAREALLQMMAELPPRQRACVVLRYFDDLSVADTAKALGCSEGTVKSQTARALDRLRSVFEDSSLGELTLGGAQTW from the coding sequence ATGCGTGACGAGGACGAGTTCGTCGCCTTCGCCCAGGGGGCGCGCGACCGGCTGCGCCGCACGGCGTACCTGTTGTGCGGGGACTGGGACCGGGCGGCCGACCACGTCCAGGACGCGCTGATCCGGGTGTATGTCGCGTGGCCACGGCTGACCCGGGCCGGGCGCGAGTACGCCTATGCCCGCAAGGCGCTGGTCAGCGTCGTGCTCGACCACGCCCGGCGCCGGTCGAGCACCGAGCTGGTCGTCGAGGCCGACCACCAGCGGCCCGACGGGATCGACGTCGCCGAGCTGGTCAGTGCCCGGGAGGCCCTGCTGCAGATGATGGCCGAGCTGCCACCGCGGCAGCGGGCCTGCGTGGTGCTGCGGTACTTCGACGACCTCAGCGTCGCCGACACCGCGAAGGCACTCGGGTGCAGCGAGGGCACCGTCAAGAGCCAGACCGCGCGTGCGCTGGACCGGCTCCGCTCCGTGTTCGAGGACTCGTCGCTCGGCGAGCTGACCCTGGGAGGAGCGCAGACATGGTGA
- the hemB gene encoding porphobilinogen synthase has protein sequence MNEILRPIVRPRRLRTSAAMRDLVAETTLRPEQLVLPAFVREGASEPTPISSMPGVVQHTRDSLRKAAVEAAEAGLRGIMLFGVPQAKDATGTGATDPDGILNVAIADVVSEVGDALVVMGDLCLDEFTDHGHCGVLDAAGRVDNDATLERYADMAVVQAQAGAGMVGPSGMMDGQVAVIRAALDGAGLTDTGILAYSAKYASAFFGPFREAVDSSLQGDRRTYQQDGRRNANEGVREALLDIEEGADVVMVKPALAYLDVLRRVADAASELGVPTAAYNISGEYAMLEAAAAHGWIDREPAILETLTSIRRAGADIILTYWATEAAGLLR, from the coding sequence ATGAACGAGATCCTGCGACCGATCGTCCGTCCCCGTCGCCTGCGGACCTCGGCGGCGATGCGCGACCTCGTCGCCGAGACCACCCTGCGTCCCGAGCAGCTGGTGCTGCCCGCGTTCGTGCGCGAGGGTGCCAGCGAGCCGACGCCGATCAGCTCGATGCCGGGCGTCGTCCAGCACACGCGGGACTCGCTGCGCAAGGCGGCGGTCGAGGCGGCGGAGGCGGGGCTGCGCGGGATCATGCTGTTCGGCGTGCCGCAGGCCAAGGACGCCACCGGGACCGGCGCCACCGACCCCGACGGGATCCTCAACGTCGCGATCGCCGACGTCGTCAGCGAGGTCGGCGACGCACTGGTCGTGATGGGCGACCTGTGCCTCGACGAGTTCACCGACCACGGCCACTGCGGCGTCCTCGACGCGGCCGGTCGGGTCGACAACGACGCCACCCTGGAGCGCTACGCCGACATGGCCGTCGTCCAGGCGCAGGCCGGCGCCGGCATGGTCGGGCCCAGCGGCATGATGGACGGCCAGGTCGCGGTGATCCGCGCGGCCCTCGACGGCGCCGGGCTCACCGACACCGGGATCCTCGCCTACTCGGCGAAGTACGCCTCGGCCTTCTTCGGCCCCTTCCGCGAGGCCGTCGACAGCTCCCTGCAGGGCGACCGCCGGACCTACCAGCAGGACGGGCGGCGCAACGCCAACGAGGGCGTCCGCGAGGCCCTGCTCGACATCGAGGAAGGCGCCGACGTCGTCATGGTGAAGCCGGCGCTGGCCTACCTGGACGTATTGCGCCGTGTGGCCGATGCGGCCAGCGAGCTCGGCGTGCCGACGGCGGCGTACAACATCTCAGGGGAGTACGCCATGCTCGAGGCCGCCGCGGCGCACGGCTGGATCGACCGCGAGCCCGCGATCCTCGAGACGCTCACCTCGATCCGGCGGGCCGGCGCGGACATCATCCTCACCTACTGGGCCACCGAAGCCGCCGGCCTGCTGCGCTGA
- a CDS encoding glycosyltransferase, with product MTGFTILLPVHRPPAMLPLAIESVLAQTVTDFDLVVICDGAPPETAACAQEYADRDPRVRVLDLPKGERHGEAHRHRVLEEVDEFERPLVAQVADDDLWFPGHLTELQQLLAEADFGNLLQVRLLTDGGLAVHLGDLADPHTRERMRTERFNFFGPSVAGYRLAAYRSLVHGWQPAPTDVWSDLHMWRAFLDTPGLRLATRHAVEGVSLPAAERSDVDLARRAAENRRISAELLGADLAQRDFRARAFAELGTALIATTAYAQDVATAHQGAIAEIADLWTHLEGTRGAFEAASAALERKRKAIRRLRARNQSLAEELAALRVSAAGRRLRWPSR from the coding sequence GTGACCGGGTTCACGATCCTGCTGCCCGTGCACCGCCCACCAGCGATGCTGCCACTCGCCATCGAGTCGGTGCTGGCGCAGACGGTCACCGACTTCGACCTGGTGGTGATCTGCGACGGCGCACCGCCGGAGACAGCCGCCTGCGCGCAGGAGTACGCCGATCGCGACCCGCGGGTCCGCGTCCTCGACCTGCCCAAGGGCGAGCGGCACGGCGAGGCGCACCGCCACCGTGTGCTCGAGGAGGTCGACGAGTTCGAGCGCCCGCTCGTGGCGCAGGTCGCCGACGACGACCTCTGGTTCCCCGGCCACCTCACCGAGCTGCAGCAGCTGCTCGCCGAAGCGGACTTCGGCAACCTGCTCCAGGTCCGGCTGCTGACCGACGGCGGGCTCGCCGTGCACCTCGGCGACCTCGCCGACCCGCACACCCGTGAGCGGATGCGCACCGAGCGGTTCAACTTCTTCGGCCCCAGCGTGGCGGGCTACCGGCTCGCGGCGTACCGGAGCCTGGTGCACGGGTGGCAGCCCGCGCCCACCGACGTGTGGAGCGACCTGCACATGTGGCGTGCGTTCCTCGACACCCCGGGCCTGCGGCTGGCCACCCGGCACGCCGTCGAGGGCGTGAGCCTGCCGGCTGCGGAGCGCTCCGACGTCGACCTGGCCCGGCGCGCGGCCGAGAACCGGCGGATCAGCGCCGAGCTGCTCGGCGCCGACCTCGCCCAGCGCGACTTCCGCGCCCGCGCCTTCGCCGAGCTGGGGACCGCCCTGATCGCCACGACGGCGTACGCCCAGGACGTCGCGACGGCCCACCAGGGTGCCATCGCCGAGATCGCCGACCTCTGGACCCACCTCGAGGGGACCCGCGGGGCGTTCGAGGCCGCGTCCGCCGCGCTCGAGAGGAAGCGGAAGGCCATCCGGCGGCTGCGGGCCCGCAACCAGTCGCTCGCCGAGGAGCTCGCGGCGCTCCGGGTCAGCGCAGCAGGCCGGCGGCTTCGGTGGCCCAGTAGGTGA
- a CDS encoding Gfo/Idh/MocA family protein yields MSAPVVGLVGFGRWGRLIFRDLRALGAEVHVAVPSEASRKAALASGAASVVPSAGELPDADGYVVAPVTVRHAECVRALLPRDRPMFVEKPLTADPTSAAELVAAAGERIFVMDKWRYHPGVVELARLARNGAFGPIRSITSHRLGWGNPHRDVDAVWILLPHDLSIAVEILGRVPQPRFAVAPDASGTGLLAVLRDDDGPLVTCEVSADHPVNRRTVVVVGEHGSGQLADSWDDRIVLAGTVDGVEITPETRERPVGADLPLEAELRAFLDHLAGGPPPRSSAGDALAVVGAIATLRTMAGLPGATG; encoded by the coding sequence GTGAGCGCGCCCGTCGTCGGCCTCGTCGGCTTCGGCCGCTGGGGACGGTTGATCTTCCGGGACCTGCGGGCGCTCGGCGCCGAGGTGCACGTCGCCGTGCCGTCGGAGGCCTCACGGAAGGCCGCCCTCGCGAGCGGGGCCGCCTCGGTGGTGCCCTCGGCCGGGGAGCTCCCCGACGCCGACGGGTACGTCGTCGCGCCGGTCACGGTGCGCCATGCCGAGTGCGTGCGCGCACTGCTCCCCCGCGACCGCCCGATGTTCGTCGAGAAGCCGCTCACCGCGGACCCGACCTCCGCCGCAGAGCTGGTCGCGGCCGCCGGCGAGCGGATCTTCGTGATGGACAAGTGGCGCTACCACCCGGGCGTCGTCGAGCTCGCCCGACTGGCCCGCAACGGAGCCTTCGGACCGATCCGCAGCATCACCAGCCACCGGCTCGGCTGGGGCAACCCGCACCGCGACGTCGACGCGGTGTGGATCCTGCTGCCCCACGACCTGTCGATCGCGGTCGAGATCCTCGGCCGCGTACCCCAGCCGCGGTTCGCGGTCGCGCCCGATGCCTCGGGCACCGGCCTGCTCGCGGTCCTGCGCGACGACGACGGACCGCTGGTCACCTGCGAGGTGTCCGCCGACCACCCGGTGAACCGTCGCACGGTCGTCGTGGTCGGTGAGCACGGTTCCGGCCAGCTGGCCGACTCGTGGGACGACCGGATCGTCCTGGCCGGCACCGTCGACGGGGTCGAGATCACCCCCGAGACCCGGGAGCGACCCGTCGGCGCGGACCTCCCGCTCGAGGCGGAGCTGCGGGCCTTCCTCGACCACCTGGCGGGCGGCCCGCCGCCCCGGTCCAGCGCGGGCGACGCCCTCGCGGTGGTCGGGGCCATCGCCACCCTGCGGACGATGGCCGGGCTCCCGGGAGCGACCGGGTGA
- a CDS encoding dTDP-4-dehydrorhamnose 3,5-epimerase family protein — protein sequence MVVTTEDTVPAGVQVVDLTAHADERGQFVEVFRDEWPLDVRPVQWNAVRSRAGVLRGVHVHVTHHDYLTVLAGTLVLGLHDLRPDSPTSGRSTQLTIDADQPTAVAIPPGVCHGFWFPVPSVHLYGVDRYWNVADELGCRYDDPALGLDWRLDSAPLLSRRDREAPDFATMRSAYLSGAER from the coding sequence GTGGTGGTCACGACCGAGGACACCGTGCCGGCCGGCGTGCAGGTCGTGGACCTCACCGCCCACGCGGACGAGCGAGGTCAGTTCGTGGAGGTGTTCCGCGACGAGTGGCCGCTCGACGTCCGCCCTGTCCAGTGGAACGCGGTCCGTTCCCGTGCGGGCGTGCTGCGCGGGGTGCACGTGCACGTCACCCACCACGACTACCTCACCGTCCTCGCCGGCACCCTGGTCCTTGGTCTGCACGACCTGCGCCCCGACAGCCCGACCTCGGGGCGGTCCACGCAGCTGACCATCGACGCCGACCAGCCGACGGCCGTCGCGATCCCGCCCGGCGTGTGCCACGGCTTCTGGTTCCCGGTGCCGAGCGTCCACCTGTACGGCGTCGACCGGTACTGGAACGTCGCCGACGAGCTCGGCTGCAGGTACGACGACCCCGCACTCGGCCTCGACTGGCGGCTGGACTCTGCTCCGCTGCTGTCCCGGCGAGACCGCGAGGCACCGGACTTCGCGACCATGCGCTCGGCGTACCTCTCCGGAGCCGAGCGGTGA